One segment of Candidatus Dormiibacterota bacterium DNA contains the following:
- a CDS encoding class I SAM-dependent methyltransferase yields MNGELCCRSCGAPLSVTFADLGSSPLSNSYIPGDRSRAMEPTYPLHAYVCERCFLVQLEVVQSREHIFSEYAYFSSYSDSWLAHSRNYAGMAIDRLGLTAQSLVIEAASNDGYLLQYFVYAGVRVLGVEPARNVAAVALDRGIATENVFLGEASGGELRRRYGAADLLIANNVIAHVPDVHDFFGGLAALLAERGSLTVEFPHLMRLIEGVEFDTIYHEHFSYYSLHSLEGVLEAHNLAAYDVEELSTHGGSLRVWIGHKGAFEESASLGNFRRRERDFGITSIGVYRDFSAKIALRKRQVLRFLLDAAEQKKSVVGYGAPAKGNTLLNYCGVGTDLLQYTVDRNPAKVGTLLPGSRIPVFETDRYKQTKPDYIFILPWNLRDEVVAQNAFAREWGARFVVAMPELEIF; encoded by the coding sequence ATGAACGGCGAGTTATGCTGCCGCTCGTGCGGCGCCCCGCTCTCGGTGACGTTCGCCGACCTCGGTTCGTCCCCGCTCTCGAATTCCTACATTCCCGGCGATCGCTCCCGCGCGATGGAACCGACCTACCCGCTTCATGCATACGTGTGCGAGCGATGCTTTCTCGTACAATTGGAAGTGGTCCAGTCGCGCGAGCACATCTTCTCCGAATATGCCTATTTCTCGTCGTATTCGGACTCGTGGCTGGCGCACAGCCGGAACTACGCCGGGATGGCCATCGATCGCTTGGGTTTGACGGCGCAGTCGCTGGTGATAGAGGCTGCCAGCAACGACGGCTATCTCTTGCAATATTTTGTGTATGCCGGCGTTCGCGTCCTCGGCGTCGAGCCGGCCAGGAACGTAGCCGCGGTCGCCCTCGATCGCGGCATCGCGACCGAAAACGTTTTTCTGGGCGAAGCGAGTGGGGGCGAACTGCGTCGGCGTTATGGTGCGGCAGACCTACTGATAGCTAACAACGTGATCGCGCACGTACCGGACGTCCACGATTTCTTCGGTGGGCTCGCTGCGCTTCTGGCCGAGCGGGGATCCCTGACGGTCGAGTTCCCCCACCTCATGCGGCTGATCGAAGGCGTGGAGTTCGATACCATCTATCACGAGCATTTTTCCTACTACTCCCTGCATTCGTTAGAGGGCGTACTCGAAGCGCACAACTTAGCCGCGTACGACGTCGAAGAACTCTCGACTCACGGTGGATCGCTGCGCGTTTGGATCGGCCACAAAGGAGCGTTCGAGGAGTCTGCGTCCCTCGGAAATTTCAGGCGACGAGAGCGCGATTTCGGCATTACGTCGATCGGCGTGTACCGCGATTTCTCGGCCAAGATCGCATTGCGCAAGCGCCAGGTCCTTCGGTTCTTGCTGGACGCGGCAGAGCAGAAGAAAAGCGTCGTCGGTTACGGCGCGCCCGCCAAGGGTAATACGCTACTGAACTATTGCGGAGTCGGCACGGATCTCTTACAGTACACGGTGGATCGCAATCCGGCCAAGGTGGGAACGCTCCTGCCCGGATCGCGCATCCCGGTTTTCGAAACGGACCGCTACAAACAGACGAAGCCGGATTACATCTTCATCCTTCCGTGGAATCTGCGGGACGAGGTGGTCGCTCAAAATGCGTTCGCGCGCGAATGGGGAGCTCGATTCGTCGTCGCGATGCCGGAACTAGAGATATTTTGA
- the rfbB gene encoding dTDP-glucose 4,6-dehydratase, whose product MRWLVTGGLGFIGSNFIRLALRERPELSIVNLDAMTYAGNPANLRDVETSPRYRFVKGDIGDPVAVDSAIGDGVDAIVNFAAETHVDRSILDPEAFLRTDILGTHVLLEAVRKHDIARYLQVSTDEVYGDVSEGESREDDPLRPRSPYSASKAGGDMQVLAYRTTFGTPVLVTRGSNTYGPYQYPEKLIPLFVSNLIDDQPVPVYGDGLQIRDWLHVDDHARGILHVLEHGALGEIYNVGGGNPRTNMEITQLLVGGCGRSMDAHVRHVEDRAGHDRRYAIDTAKARAIGWAPVVPFEDGLRATIAWYQANEAWWRPLKSGEFLDYYKRQYAHR is encoded by the coding sequence ATGCGTTGGTTAGTCACCGGTGGGCTCGGCTTCATCGGATCGAACTTTATCCGTTTGGCGTTGCGCGAACGGCCCGAGCTTTCAATCGTTAACCTCGATGCGATGACGTATGCGGGAAACCCCGCGAATCTCCGCGACGTCGAAACCAGTCCGCGCTACCGGTTCGTCAAGGGCGACATCGGCGATCCGGTCGCGGTCGATTCGGCCATCGGCGACGGCGTCGATGCGATCGTAAACTTCGCGGCCGAAACCCACGTCGACCGCTCGATTCTCGACCCCGAAGCCTTTCTGCGGACCGATATTCTCGGCACGCACGTCTTGCTGGAAGCGGTGCGCAAGCACGACATCGCGCGCTATCTGCAAGTCTCGACCGACGAAGTCTACGGCGACGTGAGCGAAGGCGAATCGCGCGAGGACGACCCGCTCCGCCCGCGCAGCCCGTACTCCGCCAGCAAGGCCGGCGGCGACATGCAGGTGCTCGCGTACCGGACGACTTTTGGAACGCCGGTGCTCGTCACGCGCGGCAGCAACACCTACGGGCCGTATCAATATCCCGAGAAGCTGATCCCGCTGTTCGTGAGCAATCTCATCGACGATCAACCGGTGCCGGTGTACGGCGACGGACTGCAGATTCGCGATTGGCTCCACGTGGACGATCACGCACGCGGTATCCTACACGTCCTCGAGCACGGCGCATTGGGTGAAATCTACAACGTCGGAGGCGGCAACCCGCGCACGAACATGGAGATCACGCAACTGCTCGTGGGCGGCTGCGGACGCTCGATGGACGCGCACGTGCGTCACGTTGAAGACCGCGCCGGACACGACCGGCGCTACGCGATCGATACCGCCAAGGCCCGAGCGATCGGATGGGCGCCCGTGGTGCCGTTCGAGGACGGGCTGCGCGCCACGATCGCTTGGTATCAGGCCAACGAAGCCTGGTGGCGACCGCTCAAATCAGGCGAATTTCTCGATTACTACAAGCGCCAGTACGCGCACCGCTAA
- a CDS encoding acetyltransferase, with the protein MRIVLWGSTGQAIVLAELYERLGVPIEALFDNDPLATSVLHGVPLYLGGEGFQRWLERRDPGPVMGLAAIGGARGPDRIDVQAAFERKGIAVATAVHPAAYVASNAVVGKGSQMLAGSVVAARARIGEACIVNTRASVDHECELEAGVHIGPGATLAGCVTVGRNAFVGSGAVVLPRVTIGAGSIVGAGSVVTRNVEAGVVVVGNPARVLRAR; encoded by the coding sequence ATGCGGATCGTGCTGTGGGGGTCCACCGGCCAAGCGATCGTCCTCGCCGAGCTCTACGAGCGCCTGGGCGTGCCCATCGAGGCGCTCTTCGACAACGACCCGCTCGCGACTTCGGTGCTACACGGCGTCCCGCTGTACCTCGGTGGCGAGGGCTTCCAGCGGTGGCTCGAGCGGCGCGATCCTGGCCCGGTCATGGGGCTCGCGGCGATCGGCGGTGCGCGCGGCCCGGATCGGATTGACGTTCAAGCGGCTTTCGAGCGCAAGGGTATAGCCGTTGCTACGGCGGTGCATCCGGCGGCGTATGTGGCCTCCAACGCCGTGGTCGGTAAGGGGAGCCAGATGCTTGCGGGGTCCGTGGTGGCGGCTCGCGCGCGAATAGGCGAGGCTTGCATCGTGAACACTCGCGCGAGCGTCGATCACGAGTGCGAGCTTGAGGCGGGCGTTCACATCGGGCCGGGCGCGACCTTAGCCGGTTGCGTTACGGTCGGCAGAAACGCATTCGTTGGAAGCGGAGCGGTCGTGCTTCCGCGTGTGACCATCGGCGCTGGCAGTATCGTCGGCGCAGGTAGCGTGGTGACGAGGAACGTCGAAGCGGGAGTCGTCGTCGTTGGGAACCCCGCGCGCGTGCTCCGGGCTCGCTAA
- a CDS encoding DegT/DnrJ/EryC1/StrS family aminotransferase: MQAIRQGVGETLEHIPVFAPHIGVDTLKHLTDALDVGWLGMGATTKDFEERIAAYLKLDGRHVVATNTGTSALHIALLAAGVGPGDEVIVPSFNYVADHQAIRYTGADVVMCDIRDDNLGIDVEKARRLVTSRTKALIPLHFAGIPCDRKGTYALAREFGLRVIEDACHALGSTIDGAKIGSDGDIACFSFDPVKIITSIDGGCVVVNSEEELSKLQHLRLLGVDKDTTERYKNARAWEYDVVDQGYRYHLTNIMASVGVSQIKRIEEFIASRRVVCERYSQVFSSLDGARVLRRDYADVSPFIYSLRVLGNRRTQLIEHLKERGIAAGIHFMPVHDHSYFSHCRRDDMSVTNRVASEVVTLPLHSNMKPAFVDRVIDGVVSFFG; the protein is encoded by the coding sequence ATGCAGGCAATCCGGCAGGGCGTCGGTGAGACCCTCGAACACATCCCGGTGTTCGCTCCGCACATCGGCGTCGACACGCTCAAACATCTGACGGATGCCCTGGACGTCGGTTGGCTTGGGATGGGAGCCACGACGAAAGACTTCGAGGAACGCATCGCAGCATATCTCAAGTTAGACGGGCGACACGTCGTTGCCACCAATACCGGGACCTCGGCGCTCCATATCGCCCTCCTCGCCGCCGGCGTTGGACCTGGCGACGAAGTTATCGTCCCATCTTTCAACTACGTTGCCGACCACCAGGCGATCCGGTATACCGGCGCAGACGTCGTTATGTGCGACATACGCGACGATAATCTCGGCATCGACGTTGAGAAAGCCCGCCGGCTCGTAACCAGCCGAACGAAAGCGTTGATACCCTTGCATTTCGCCGGGATCCCGTGCGACCGCAAAGGCACGTACGCCCTCGCGCGCGAGTTCGGGCTTCGAGTGATCGAAGATGCATGCCACGCTCTGGGCAGCACGATCGACGGAGCGAAAATCGGCAGCGACGGCGATATCGCGTGTTTTAGTTTCGACCCGGTTAAAATCATCACGTCCATCGACGGTGGCTGCGTCGTCGTCAACAGCGAGGAGGAGCTAAGCAAACTGCAGCACCTTCGACTGCTCGGCGTAGACAAAGACACGACCGAACGATACAAGAACGCGCGGGCGTGGGAATACGACGTCGTCGATCAGGGCTATCGCTACCACCTCACCAACATTATGGCCAGCGTGGGCGTTTCACAAATCAAACGGATCGAAGAATTTATTGCCAGCCGTCGGGTCGTCTGCGAACGCTACAGCCAAGTGTTTTCGTCATTAGACGGCGCGCGCGTGCTGCGGCGCGACTACGCAGACGTGAGCCCGTTCATCTATAGCCTGCGAGTGCTCGGGAACCGACGCACACAGCTCATCGAGCACCTGAAGGAACGCGGCATCGCCGCCGGCATACACTTCATGCCCGTTCACGATCACTCGTACTTCTCGCATTGCCGTCGCGACGACATGAGCGTCACCAATCGCGTCGCGTCGGAGGTGGTTACGCTGCCGCTGCATTCGAATATGAAGCCCGCATTTGTGGACCGCGTCATCGACGGCGTCGTCAGCTTTTTCGGTTAA
- a CDS encoding tetratricopeptide repeat protein, with product MAPTSPKRSLEAKLKDVDARLRRLPGNTELAFERARLLDKLERTDAAQKAYLAVLGRSPGHFGAINDLAMLLYRTGSRGDALKLYAEAVDRHPDNPVAHANLAFMFLKAQEPARARDHYEIALRLDPTNTEAQRGLMAVLTQLGEATAVSELREAGAGPAMTVLPYRGSGRPIPLLLLVSAGSGNISTERLIDDRVFETTKLVVEYYNRSQPLPHHQLAFNAIGDAESCVAALEDAGGILAGSKAPLVNPPERISPTGRAANAARLGSLPGVVTARTTLLPRAVLCGPAGSTILEGHGHGFPLLLRSPGYHTGQHFVRVDSPGELGAAASALPGDELLAIAFLDTRNADGLYRKYRAMLVGGELYPVHMAISPLWKVHYFSADMAENAAHRAEDEAFLADMPAAIGAEAIRALRSVSEALGLDYGGVDFTIGANGSVVVFEANATMVLVPPQRDARWDYRRGPIERVFDAVGAMLRNKVSQASGRKH from the coding sequence ATGGCCCCCACTAGCCCCAAGCGCTCCCTAGAAGCCAAGCTCAAGGACGTCGACGCTCGCTTGCGGCGGCTTCCGGGGAACACCGAACTCGCCTTCGAGCGCGCGCGGCTGCTGGACAAGCTCGAGCGGACCGACGCGGCCCAGAAGGCGTACCTCGCGGTTTTGGGCCGCTCGCCCGGACACTTCGGCGCGATCAACGACCTGGCCATGCTGCTTTACCGGACGGGGAGCCGGGGCGATGCCCTCAAGCTCTATGCGGAAGCCGTGGACCGGCACCCCGATAACCCGGTCGCCCACGCCAACCTGGCCTTCATGTTCCTGAAAGCTCAGGAGCCGGCTCGGGCTCGCGACCACTACGAGATCGCCCTGCGGCTGGACCCCACGAATACGGAGGCCCAACGGGGGCTCATGGCCGTGCTTACCCAGCTCGGGGAGGCGACGGCCGTTTCCGAGCTGCGGGAGGCCGGAGCCGGGCCGGCGATGACGGTGTTGCCCTACCGGGGCAGCGGCCGCCCCATCCCGCTCTTGCTGCTCGTCTCCGCCGGTTCCGGGAACATCTCCACCGAGCGCCTGATCGACGACCGGGTCTTTGAGACGACCAAGCTGGTGGTTGAGTACTACAACCGGTCCCAGCCCCTGCCGCACCACCAGTTGGCCTTCAACGCGATCGGCGACGCCGAGAGCTGCGTGGCCGCCCTCGAAGATGCCGGCGGGATCCTCGCCGGCTCGAAGGCGCCGCTCGTCAATCCGCCGGAGCGCATTAGCCCGACCGGGCGGGCGGCCAATGCGGCGCGTTTGGGTTCGCTTCCGGGCGTCGTCACGGCCCGAACCACCCTGCTCCCGCGAGCGGTCCTCTGCGGGCCGGCCGGGTCGACGATCCTCGAGGGGCACGGCCACGGCTTTCCGCTCTTGCTCCGTTCGCCCGGCTATCACACCGGGCAGCACTTCGTTCGCGTCGATAGCCCGGGCGAGCTCGGCGCGGCGGCCTCCGCGCTGCCCGGCGACGAGCTCCTCGCCATCGCATTCCTCGATACGCGCAATGCGGACGGCCTCTACCGCAAGTACCGCGCCATGCTCGTCGGGGGCGAGCTGTACCCCGTCCACATGGCGATCTCGCCGCTGTGGAAGGTGCACTACTTCAGCGCCGACATGGCGGAGAACGCCGCTCACCGTGCCGAGGACGAGGCGTTCTTGGCGGATATGCCCGCGGCGATCGGAGCCGAGGCGATCCGCGCCTTGCGATCGGTATCGGAGGCCCTCGGGCTCGACTACGGCGGCGTCGATTTCACGATCGGGGCGAACGGAAGCGTGGTGGTCTTCGAAGCCAACGCGACGATGGTGTTGGTGCCGCCCCAGCGCGACGCCCGTTGGGATTATCGTCGCGGGCCGATCGAGCGCGTCTTCGATGCCGTCGGGGCGATGCTCCGCAATAAGGTTTCGCAGGCGTCCGGCCGAAAGCATTGA
- the rfbF gene encoding glucose-1-phosphate cytidylyltransferase encodes MKAVILAGGLGTRISEETLLRPKPMIDLGGKPVLWHVMKTYSHWGINDFIVCCGYRGYMIKEYFHNYALHMSDVTIDLREDALTVHRSDVEPWKITLVDTGEATATGGRLKRVRRYLEPNELFCFTYGDGLSDVNVADTIAFHRSQGALATLTAVQPPGRFGQIELSEHRITSFREKPPGDGVWINGGYFVLHPDVIDYIEGDETIWEREPMERLALEHNLAAYKHSGFWQPMDTMRDKTLLESLWAGGSPPWKVWD; translated from the coding sequence ATGAAAGCGGTTATTCTTGCGGGAGGGCTCGGGACTCGCATCAGCGAGGAGACGCTGCTTCGCCCAAAACCCATGATCGATCTTGGCGGCAAGCCGGTTCTTTGGCACGTGATGAAGACGTATTCGCATTGGGGCATCAACGACTTTATCGTGTGCTGCGGCTACCGCGGCTACATGATCAAGGAGTATTTTCACAACTACGCCTTGCACATGTCCGACGTGACGATCGACCTGCGGGAAGATGCGTTGACCGTGCATCGCAGCGACGTCGAGCCATGGAAGATCACGCTAGTCGATACGGGAGAGGCAACTGCGACGGGCGGCCGCCTCAAACGGGTGCGCCGCTACCTTGAGCCTAACGAGCTCTTCTGCTTCACGTACGGCGACGGCCTGAGCGACGTCAACGTCGCCGACACGATCGCATTTCATCGCTCCCAAGGTGCGCTAGCCACCCTCACGGCAGTTCAACCGCCCGGACGGTTCGGGCAGATCGAACTCTCGGAGCATCGCATTACCTCGTTCCGTGAAAAGCCCCCGGGTGATGGGGTATGGATCAACGGCGGGTACTTCGTGCTGCATCCCGACGTCATAGATTACATCGAAGGAGACGAGACTATTTGGGAGCGAGAGCCGATGGAGCGCCTCGCGCTCGAGCACAATCTCGCCGCATATAAACACAGCGGCTTTTGGCAGCCGATGGACACCATGCGCGACAAGACGCTCCTCGAAAGCCTTTGGGCGGGTGGCAGCCCTCCGTGGAAAGTCTGGGATTAG
- the rfbC gene encoding dTDP-4-dehydrorhamnose 3,5-epimerase, which translates to MKFAPTALAGVFIVEPEMHHDARGFFARTFDAQAFGAQGLADRFDQQSIAYNARAGTIRGLHYQVRPHGESKLVRATRGALYDVAVDLRADSPTFGRWVGVRLDDENRLALYIPQGLAHGYQTLQDDTEALYLIAGAYAPQSARGVRFDDPALGIAWPREVTALSNADSAWPTLDEATLP; encoded by the coding sequence TTGAAGTTTGCGCCGACCGCGCTTGCCGGCGTATTTATCGTCGAACCCGAAATGCACCACGACGCGCGCGGTTTTTTTGCTAGAACGTTCGACGCGCAGGCGTTTGGTGCCCAGGGTCTCGCGGATAGGTTCGATCAGCAAAGCATAGCGTACAACGCCCGTGCGGGTACGATTCGCGGTCTGCACTACCAAGTTCGACCGCACGGCGAATCGAAGCTCGTCCGCGCTACGCGCGGTGCTCTGTACGACGTCGCCGTGGATCTGCGCGCCGATAGCCCAACGTTCGGGCGCTGGGTTGGCGTTCGGCTCGACGATGAGAATCGCTTGGCCCTGTACATCCCACAGGGATTGGCGCACGGCTATCAGACGCTCCAAGATGATACGGAAGCGCTCTACCTTATCGCCGGGGCTTACGCTCCACAGTCGGCCCGAGGCGTTCGGTTCGACGACCCGGCGCTCGGCATAGCGTGGCCGCGCGAAGTGACCGCGCTATCGAACGCCGATAGTGCGTGGCCGACGCTGGATGAAGCCACGCTGCCCTAG
- a CDS encoding sugar phosphate nucleotidyltransferase produces the protein MKGIILAGGLGSRLRPLTKVTNKHLLPIYDKPMIYYPIETLCKAGIQDIMIVTGGNSAGDFLRLLGNGRDFGLKDIYYTYQEGEGGIADALKLCEHFAEGQRIAVILGDNIVQDDISPYVRKFEQQDSGARILLKQVDDPERFGVPELDGDRIVRIEEKPEHPKSNYAVTGIYMYDRRVFDFCRKLKPSDRGELEITDVNNAYIREGDMHYDVLDGWWTDAGQFESLYRATQLVATQHGL, from the coding sequence ATGAAGGGCATCATTCTCGCCGGCGGCTTAGGCTCGCGCCTGCGTCCGCTTACCAAAGTTACGAACAAGCATCTGCTGCCGATCTACGACAAGCCGATGATCTACTATCCGATCGAGACGCTGTGCAAAGCCGGCATCCAGGACATCATGATCGTGACGGGCGGCAATTCCGCCGGCGACTTTCTGCGTTTGCTCGGCAACGGTCGCGACTTCGGACTGAAAGACATCTACTACACCTACCAAGAAGGCGAAGGCGGCATCGCCGACGCCCTCAAGCTCTGCGAGCATTTCGCCGAAGGCCAGCGCATCGCGGTCATTTTGGGCGATAACATCGTACAAGACGACATTTCGCCGTACGTTCGTAAGTTCGAACAACAGGATTCGGGCGCGCGCATCCTGCTCAAGCAGGTCGACGATCCGGAGCGCTTCGGCGTTCCGGAACTGGACGGCGACCGGATCGTGCGGATCGAAGAGAAGCCCGAGCACCCGAAGAGCAACTACGCCGTGACCGGCATTTACATGTACGATCGCCGCGTCTTCGATTTCTGCCGCAAGCTCAAGCCCTCGGATCGCGGTGAACTGGAAATCACCGATGTCAACAACGCGTACATCCGGGAAGGCGACATGCACTACGACGTGCTCGACGGATGGTGGACCGACGCCGGGCAATTTGAATCGCTCTATCGCGCCACGCAGCTCGTAGCGACGCAACACGGGCTTTGA